Proteins encoded in a region of the Labrus mixtus chromosome 19, fLabMix1.1, whole genome shotgun sequence genome:
- the apodb gene encoding apolipoprotein Db, producing the protein MSAVYFLLLLLPLVSAQTYHWGACPVPKVQPGFNLQLYLGRWYEIEKLPASFERGKCIEANYAVRQDGTIQVRNTQFYKEKTRVAEGTAVVPDPREQAQLGVSFSYFTPYSPYWVLSTDYSTVAVVYSCTDILRIFHIDFAWILGRSRFIPFGTVEHAKQLLVNEGIDIFGMKPTDQTGCKDN; encoded by the exons ATGTCAGCCGTCTACTTTCTCCTCCTGCTACTCCCTCTGGTGTCAGCGCAGACCTATCACTGGGGGGCCTGTCCTGTTCCTAAAGTCCAGCCCGGCTTCAACCTTCAATTG tatCTCGGACGCTGGTACGAGATCGAGAAGCTCCCTGCTTCCTTTGAGAGAGGAAAGTGCATCGAGGCGAACTACGCTGTGAGGCAAGATGGCACCATTCAAGTGCGCAACACTCAGTTCTA taAAGAGAAGACGAGGGTAGCGGAAGGGACCGCAGTGGTTCCAGACCCGAGAGAACAAGCACAACTTGGAGTCAGCTTCTCGTATT TCACTCCCTACAGCCCGTACTGGGTTCTCTCCACCGACTACTCCACTGTGGCCGTCGTGTATTCCTGCACAGACATCCTCCGTATTTTCCACATCGACTTCGCCTGGATCCTCGGACGCTCACGTTTCATACCTTTTGGCACCGTTGAGCATGCCAAACAACTGCTGGTGAATGAAGGAATCGATATTTTCGGGATGAAGCCAACGGATCAGACCGGCTGCAAAGACAACTAG